A genomic region of Methylobacterium durans contains the following coding sequences:
- a CDS encoding adenylate/guanylate cyclase domain-containing protein has translation MWLTPFTAFRRLTLRRVRLGSGLVVFGYVLTHLLNHALGNVSLSAMDAGLDVASAIWLNPFGLVLLYAALTAHLLLGLYALYERRFFQWRASELLQLILGLAVPLLLITHVVGTRIAFSTEGLEKGYAQELYVFWVASPANGLMQSALLIVAWVHGCLGLFFWLRLKPGFATASPWLLAGAVLVPILALLGFVQGGRSIALLAQDPSWRAEALAPIHVGQADQIARLRAIRDALLTSYGSAIALVIAARGLRTLLEVRHGTIRISYPDGRAVRVPRGTNVLEASRRHNIPHASVCGGRGRCSTCRVRVFDGEDGRGLPAPSKAEQAVLDRIGATPGIRLACQLNPTHDLAITPLFPPRQLPARRAEPAQAGEERFIVAMFVDLRDSTRLAEERLPYDTVFIINRFLGAVGDAVREAGGSVNQLLGDGMLALFGLQTDPETGAQQALRGVDLITNHVAGLNRLLAADLGQTLRYGIGLHAGAAIVGEVGDHADARFTALGDTVNVASRLEGMTKSLGCVALVSEAVYAAAKVDAPSLQEVVLQGRSESLMVRRVGRR, from the coding sequence ATGTGGTTGACCCCGTTCACAGCCTTCCGACGCCTGACGCTCCGCCGAGTCCGGCTCGGCAGCGGGCTCGTCGTGTTCGGCTACGTGCTCACGCACCTCCTCAACCACGCGCTGGGCAACGTGTCGCTGTCGGCCATGGATGCCGGTCTGGATGTCGCCTCGGCGATCTGGCTGAACCCGTTCGGGCTTGTCCTGCTCTACGCGGCCCTGACCGCCCACCTCCTGCTCGGTCTCTACGCGCTCTACGAGCGCCGCTTCTTCCAATGGCGCGCCTCCGAGTTGCTTCAGCTGATTCTGGGACTGGCGGTCCCGCTCCTGCTCATCACCCACGTCGTCGGGACCCGGATCGCCTTCAGCACGGAAGGGCTCGAGAAGGGTTACGCGCAGGAACTCTACGTCTTCTGGGTCGCCTCGCCCGCGAACGGATTGATGCAATCCGCACTCCTCATCGTCGCCTGGGTGCATGGATGCCTCGGGCTGTTCTTCTGGCTCCGGCTGAAGCCGGGATTCGCGACGGCCAGCCCCTGGCTGCTCGCGGGAGCCGTGCTCGTCCCGATCCTCGCACTGCTCGGCTTCGTCCAGGGTGGCCGCAGCATCGCGCTGCTGGCACAGGATCCGTCCTGGAGAGCGGAGGCCCTCGCGCCGATCCACGTGGGTCAGGCAGACCAGATCGCGCGCCTCAGGGCGATCCGCGACGCCTTGCTGACGAGCTACGGATCGGCGATCGCCCTCGTCATCGCCGCGCGCGGCCTGCGGACCCTCCTGGAGGTGCGGCACGGAACGATCCGCATCAGCTACCCCGACGGGCGCGCGGTCAGGGTGCCGCGCGGCACGAACGTTCTGGAAGCGAGCCGGCGTCACAACATCCCGCATGCCAGCGTCTGCGGCGGGCGCGGGCGCTGCTCGACCTGCCGTGTCAGGGTGTTCGACGGAGAGGACGGGCGCGGCCTGCCCGCCCCCTCCAAGGCCGAGCAGGCCGTGCTCGATCGCATCGGCGCGACGCCCGGCATCCGGCTGGCGTGCCAGCTGAACCCGACCCACGATCTCGCCATCACGCCGCTGTTCCCACCGCGACAATTGCCGGCGCGCAGGGCCGAGCCGGCGCAGGCCGGCGAGGAGCGGTTCATCGTCGCCATGTTCGTCGATCTACGGGACTCGACCCGGCTGGCGGAGGAACGCCTTCCCTACGACACGGTGTTCATCATCAACCGCTTCCTCGGGGCTGTCGGCGACGCGGTGCGCGAGGCGGGCGGATCGGTCAACCAATTGCTGGGAGACGGGATGCTCGCGCTGTTCGGCCTGCAGACCGACCCCGAGACGGGGGCGCAGCAGGCCCTGCGGGGCGTGGACCTGATCACCAACCATGTCGCCGGTCTGAACCGGCTGCTCGCCGCCGATCTCGGCCAGACCTTGCGCTACGGCATCGGTCTGCATGCCGGTGCGGCGATCGTCGGTGAGGTGGGGGACCACGCGGATGCCCGGTTCACGGCACTCGGCGACACCGTCAACGTGGCGTCCCGCCTGGAGGGCATGACCAAATCGCTTGGCTGCGTCGCTCTCGTCTCGGAGGCGGTCTATGCGGCGGCGAAGGTCGACGCGCCCTCGCTTCAGGAAGTAGTGCTCCAGGGGCGCTCGGAGTCGCTGATGGTGAGACGGGTCGGGCGCCGTTGA
- a CDS encoding gamma-glutamyltransferase family protein, with protein MGSAEEARHRGSTPSRRALLASSAAFGAAAWTGNLHAEVSAERGALARSDQGMVTSPHELASQAGREILQAGGNAIEAAIAINATLCVTYPHFCGLGGDAFMIISDRKGNGFTLSGIGQAAAKPLDYAGSIPVRGPGSALTAAAAVDTWDQAFEFSRRSWGGRQPWNGLFKRAIQYATDGFPLTPSQRFWSNFRAKEIGNWPDVVRVFTFDGRIPEVGETFRQPDLARTLTVLAENGGRAFYEGDLALRIARGLQQAGSPLTANDLARCRARNESALRVPYRGGELVSLRPPTQGIATLEIMGTLDRFDVAAIPEGSADYYHLLVEAVKTAFIDRNRYVADPDFVDVPVNRLLSKANLDAHARSIDLRRAAPWPFVFKPGDTVFIGAIDRDGNCVSMLQTVYFDWGSGVVAGDTGILWHNRGAAFSLDPQHINVLQPGKRPFHTLNPGMYFTDGRPRLLYGTQGADGQPQTLAAVLTRLIDYKLDPLTALTRPRFLLGKTFSDSRDSLKLELDAGQDVFAELAARGHEISPIPAQSPLAGHPGAIRIESDGSIVGAHDPRSDGLALGL; from the coding sequence ATGGGCAGTGCGGAAGAAGCGAGACATCGCGGATCGACGCCCTCGCGGCGCGCGCTCCTGGCCTCATCCGCCGCCTTTGGCGCCGCCGCATGGACCGGCAACCTCCATGCGGAGGTGAGCGCCGAGCGCGGCGCGCTCGCGCGTTCCGATCAGGGCATGGTGACCAGCCCGCACGAACTGGCGAGCCAAGCCGGCCGGGAAATCCTCCAGGCCGGTGGCAACGCCATCGAGGCGGCCATTGCCATCAACGCCACCCTCTGCGTCACCTATCCGCATTTCTGCGGCCTGGGCGGCGACGCCTTCATGATCATCAGCGACCGCAAGGGCAACGGCTTCACGCTGTCCGGCATCGGGCAGGCGGCCGCGAAGCCGCTGGACTATGCCGGGTCGATTCCCGTGCGTGGACCCGGCTCGGCGCTCACCGCGGCGGCGGCGGTCGATACCTGGGACCAGGCCTTCGAATTCAGCCGCAGATCCTGGGGCGGTCGCCAACCCTGGAACGGCCTGTTCAAGCGCGCGATCCAGTACGCAACGGACGGTTTTCCCCTGACGCCCTCGCAACGGTTCTGGTCGAACTTCCGGGCCAAGGAGATCGGCAACTGGCCCGACGTCGTCCGCGTGTTCACCTTCGATGGCCGCATCCCGGAGGTGGGGGAGACTTTCCGTCAGCCCGATCTCGCCCGCACGCTCACCGTCCTCGCCGAGAATGGCGGCCGCGCGTTCTATGAGGGCGACTTGGCCCTGCGCATCGCCCGCGGCCTGCAGCAAGCCGGCTCGCCGCTGACGGCGAACGACCTCGCCCGGTGCCGGGCACGGAACGAGAGCGCGCTGCGCGTTCCCTACCGCGGCGGGGAGCTCGTGAGCTTGCGTCCGCCTACGCAGGGCATCGCCACGCTCGAGATCATGGGAACGCTCGATCGCTTCGACGTAGCCGCCATTCCCGAGGGCAGCGCCGATTATTATCACCTGCTCGTCGAGGCGGTGAAGACGGCGTTCATCGACCGGAACCGGTACGTCGCCGATCCCGACTTCGTCGACGTTCCGGTCAACCGCCTGTTGTCCAAGGCCAACCTCGACGCGCACGCCAGGAGCATCGATCTGCGCAGGGCCGCGCCCTGGCCGTTCGTGTTCAAGCCGGGCGACACGGTCTTCATCGGAGCGATCGACAGGGACGGCAACTGCGTCAGCATGCTGCAGACGGTCTACTTCGACTGGGGCAGCGGCGTCGTGGCGGGCGACACCGGCATCCTCTGGCACAATCGCGGCGCGGCGTTCAGCCTGGATCCGCAGCACATCAACGTCCTGCAGCCCGGGAAGCGTCCGTTCCACACGCTCAATCCCGGGATGTACTTCACCGATGGCCGCCCCAGGCTGCTCTACGGCACGCAGGGTGCCGACGGGCAGCCGCAGACCCTCGCGGCCGTGCTGACGCGCCTGATCGACTACAAGCTGGATCCGCTCACCGCCCTGACCCGCCCGCGGTTCCTCCTCGGCAAGACCTTCTCGGACAGCCGCGACAGCCTGAAGCTCGAACTCGATGCGGGTCAGGACGTCTTCGCAGAGCTCGCCGCACGCGGGCACGAGATCAGTCCCATCCCCGCGCAGAGCCCTCTGGCGGGCCATCCGGGCGCGATCCGCATCGAGAGCGACGGCAGCATCGTCGGCGCACACGATCCGCGGAGCGACGGGCTGGCCCTGGGCCTCTGA
- a CDS encoding amidohydrolase family protein, whose translation MPTIRCRCGCASPSRRTFLQGVGSVGMVAAGGLGALGVGPVPISARAQAGRAADGEIDLLVRNVRIADGKPLVDLATSKGQYVAVQPNLTADAARVIDAEGRAAIPGLLEPHIHLEKALLEQRMPNQSGTLAEAIRITGKLKAQQVREDVLDRSRQVLDMAIRNGVVALRAQPDVDPIQGLIGVETGLALAEEYKTALDLQIVAFPQEGILKAPGTLAMMEEALNMGASVVGGCPYNERTWEDTQSHIDACFALAQKYGRPVDLHADFADDTSDRRFAAASYIAQKAIDTGYQGKVTLGHMTSLGALLPEQAKPVIDLLQRAEISIVTIPATDTYLGGRKDQAAPRRGLTPVVALRNAGVTVTYASNNIRNAFTPFGKVDPLQIGNMLAHIAQLGSPDDQAYVLRMATLNAARAMGIGDRYGLEVGKQADMVILDTPMVANALLDLPPRSWVIKRGKVTFETRHEEKIHR comes from the coding sequence ATGCCGACGATACGCTGTAGGTGCGGATGTGCGAGCCCCAGCAGACGCACCTTTCTCCAGGGCGTCGGCTCGGTCGGAATGGTTGCGGCCGGCGGGCTCGGCGCGCTCGGCGTCGGGCCGGTCCCGATCTCGGCGCGGGCGCAGGCCGGCAGGGCCGCGGACGGCGAGATCGACCTCCTGGTCCGAAACGTCCGCATCGCCGACGGCAAGCCCCTTGTGGACCTCGCCACCAGCAAGGGGCAGTACGTCGCCGTGCAGCCGAACCTCACGGCCGACGCGGCGCGCGTGATCGACGCCGAAGGCCGAGCCGCGATTCCGGGCCTGCTGGAGCCGCACATCCACCTGGAGAAGGCCCTGCTTGAGCAGCGGATGCCGAACCAGTCCGGCACGTTGGCGGAAGCGATCCGCATCACGGGCAAGCTGAAGGCGCAGCAGGTCCGGGAGGATGTCCTGGATCGCTCCCGACAGGTCCTCGACATGGCGATCCGCAACGGTGTCGTCGCGCTTCGCGCTCAACCGGACGTCGACCCGATCCAGGGGCTGATCGGCGTCGAGACCGGGCTGGCCCTGGCCGAGGAATACAAGACCGCGCTCGATCTCCAGATCGTCGCCTTTCCGCAGGAAGGCATCCTCAAGGCGCCGGGCACCCTGGCGATGATGGAAGAGGCGCTCAACATGGGCGCGAGCGTGGTCGGAGGCTGCCCGTACAACGAGCGCACCTGGGAGGACACGCAGAGCCACATCGACGCGTGCTTCGCGCTGGCCCAGAAGTACGGCCGTCCCGTCGATCTGCACGCGGACTTCGCCGACGACACCTCGGATCGCCGCTTCGCGGCGGCGTCCTACATCGCGCAGAAGGCCATCGACACCGGATATCAGGGCAAGGTCACGCTGGGGCACATGACCAGCCTCGGGGCTTTGCTGCCGGAGCAGGCGAAGCCTGTCATCGACCTCCTCCAGCGGGCCGAGATCAGCATCGTCACCATTCCCGCAACGGATACCTATCTCGGCGGCCGGAAGGATCAGGCCGCCCCGCGCCGTGGCCTGACGCCCGTGGTGGCGCTCCGGAATGCGGGCGTGACCGTGACCTACGCCTCGAACAACATCCGCAACGCCTTCACGCCGTTCGGAAAGGTCGACCCGCTGCAGATCGGCAACATGCTCGCGCATATCGCTCAGCTCGGATCGCCCGACGACCAGGCCTATGTCCTGCGCATGGCGACCCTCAACGCGGCGCGCGCGATGGGCATCGGCGACCGGTACGGGCTCGAGGTCGGCAAGCAGGCCGACATGGTGATCCTCGACACGCCCATGGTTGCCAATGCGCTCCTGGATCTGCCGCCACGGTCGTGGGTCATCAAGAGAGGCAAGGTCACCTTCGAGACACGGCACGAGGAAAAGATCCACCGGTGA
- a CDS encoding AmpG family muropeptide MFS transporter gives MQPAAVAGPEPTPFWSALFTDRRIAPALGLGFTSGIPFLLVYATQSAWLSDVGISLATIGLLSELTLAYKFKFLWAPFLDRYDPPLLGRVLGRRRGWIVAAQFGVMAALAGIAFGDPAHWLAWTIVFSLALGFAGATLDLVIDGWRITSVRPPEKQAVLSSWTEIGWRVGNLAAGAGALFLADRIGWRGAYLCMGALMLPGMVAAVLAPEPPSDRRPAQSARAGLVETVWAPIRELLARLGPTAPVILLLVAGFRMPGYVASAMAVPLFKHQGFSNTDIATVTKLFGFWIALGGTFLAGALIPRIGMLPSLLIGTVAGSASHLSLAYLAAHGGDGGAAFWTFAITVGIDGFAYAFASVVLITYMSTLASAEHAASQFGLMTSLCAFPGSVLAGFSGFVIERTGFTWFFVGTSLLGLPVALLAFYVWAKVGISDETAPHAVAGH, from the coding sequence ATGCAACCAGCGGCCGTGGCAGGACCGGAGCCGACGCCCTTCTGGTCGGCGCTGTTCACGGATCGCCGGATCGCACCGGCCCTCGGCCTCGGCTTCACGTCCGGCATCCCCTTCCTCCTCGTCTACGCGACGCAATCGGCCTGGCTGTCCGATGTCGGGATCTCGCTCGCGACGATCGGGCTCCTGAGCGAGCTGACCCTCGCCTACAAGTTCAAGTTCCTGTGGGCGCCGTTCCTGGACCGGTACGATCCGCCCCTGCTCGGGCGGGTCCTCGGCCGGCGGCGAGGCTGGATCGTGGCCGCGCAGTTCGGCGTCATGGCCGCCCTCGCCGGGATCGCGTTCGGCGATCCGGCGCACTGGCTCGCCTGGACGATCGTGTTCTCGCTGGCGCTCGGGTTCGCCGGCGCCACGCTCGATCTCGTCATCGACGGCTGGCGCATCACCAGCGTGCGCCCCCCCGAGAAGCAGGCCGTGCTGTCTTCCTGGACCGAGATCGGCTGGCGGGTCGGCAACCTCGCAGCCGGGGCGGGCGCCCTGTTCCTCGCCGACCGGATCGGCTGGCGCGGCGCCTATCTCTGCATGGGCGCCCTGATGCTGCCCGGCATGGTCGCGGCCGTGCTGGCGCCCGAGCCGCCGTCGGACAGGCGCCCCGCCCAAAGCGCCCGAGCGGGCCTCGTCGAGACCGTCTGGGCCCCGATCCGGGAACTCCTGGCCCGCCTCGGTCCCACGGCACCGGTCATCCTGCTGCTCGTCGCCGGTTTCCGGATGCCGGGCTACGTCGCGAGCGCGATGGCGGTGCCGCTGTTCAAGCACCAGGGCTTCTCGAACACCGATATCGCGACCGTCACCAAGCTCTTCGGCTTCTGGATCGCGCTCGGCGGCACATTCCTGGCCGGCGCGCTCATCCCGCGCATCGGCATGCTGCCGAGCCTCCTGATCGGCACGGTCGCGGGCTCGGCCTCGCATCTCAGCTTGGCCTACCTCGCGGCGCACGGAGGCGACGGCGGAGCGGCCTTCTGGACCTTCGCGATCACCGTCGGCATCGACGGCTTCGCCTACGCCTTCGCATCGGTCGTGCTGATCACCTACATGTCGACCCTGGCCTCGGCCGAGCACGCGGCGAGCCAGTTCGGGCTGATGACGTCGCTCTGCGCCTTCCCGGGCAGCGTGCTGGCGGGCTTTTCCGGCTTCGTGATCGAGCGGACGGGCTTCACCTGGTTCTTCGTCGGCACGTCCCTGCTCGGGCTGCCGGTGGCGCTGCTCGCATTCTACGTCTGGGCGAAGGTCGGCATTTCCGACGAGACCGCGCCTCACGCCGTCGCGGGGCATTGA
- the ampH gene encoding D-alanyl-D-alanine-carboxypeptidase/endopeptidase AmpH, whose amino-acid sequence MRLAVLALALALATATVSEAADDPVLKAATDLTGDVMFLESGAPGMVLVVVRGDQVLIRGYGETEKGNGIKPDGASLVRLNSITKVLTTEVLVSLAAERKLALTDRLQRFAEVRLPVFNDRAITLLDLATHSAALPREMGSAPDGANPRAWPTYTDRWTWLPGYQLPWEPGTIASYSNVGFDLLADAIGKAGGRSYPDLLRSQVTERLGMTDTGFAPTQEQCGRLMIGSGLGGPATCVDTQATGGSGGLYSTGNDMARWLRHNLDTGNPALALSHAVYRPRQAMQATIGFDEAAPMAGLGLGWVAVAARSIEPMLLVKSGGGAGFMSYVALAPGRDVGVFVVVNRADFAMFSGLTDAANKLIASLVTR is encoded by the coding sequence ATGCGACTCGCCGTCCTCGCTCTCGCCCTCGCGCTCGCGACCGCGACGGTCTCGGAGGCCGCCGACGATCCGGTTCTCAAGGCCGCGACCGATCTCACCGGAGACGTCATGTTCCTGGAATCGGGGGCTCCCGGCATGGTCCTGGTGGTCGTGCGGGGCGATCAGGTGCTGATCCGCGGCTACGGCGAGACGGAGAAGGGCAACGGGATCAAGCCGGACGGAGCGAGCCTCGTGCGGCTGAACTCCATCACCAAGGTGCTCACCACGGAGGTCCTGGTCTCGCTCGCGGCCGAGAGGAAGCTTGCCCTGACCGACCGCCTGCAGCGTTTCGCGGAGGTGCGGTTGCCCGTCTTCAACGACCGAGCCATCACGCTGCTCGATCTCGCGACCCACTCGGCAGCGCTGCCGCGCGAGATGGGTTCCGCGCCCGACGGCGCGAACCCGCGGGCTTGGCCGACCTACACCGATCGCTGGACGTGGCTCCCCGGCTACCAGCTGCCGTGGGAGCCCGGCACCATCGCCTCCTATTCCAATGTCGGGTTCGACCTCCTGGCCGATGCCATCGGGAAGGCCGGCGGCCGCTCCTATCCCGATCTGCTGCGCAGCCAGGTCACGGAGCGGCTGGGAATGACGGATACCGGGTTCGCACCGACACAGGAGCAGTGCGGGCGGCTGATGATCGGCTCCGGCCTCGGCGGTCCGGCGACCTGCGTCGACACGCAGGCGACCGGCGGAAGCGGAGGCCTGTACAGCACCGGGAACGACATGGCGCGCTGGCTGCGGCACAACCTCGACACGGGAAACCCCGCGCTAGCCCTCAGCCACGCCGTCTACCGTCCGCGCCAGGCGATGCAGGCGACGATCGGCTTCGACGAGGCGGCGCCGATGGCGGGCCTCGGGCTGGGCTGGGTCGCCGTGGCGGCACGGAGCATCGAGCCGATGCTCCTGGTCAAGAGCGGCGGCGGCGCGGGGTTCATGAGCTACGTCGCCCTCGCCCCCGGTCGCGATGTCGGCGTGTTCGTCGTCGTCAACCGCGCCGATTTCGCCATGTTCTCCGGGCTGACGGATGCGGCCAACAAGCTGATCGCGAGTCTCGTGACGCGCTGA
- a CDS encoding sigma-70 family RNA polymerase sigma factor, producing the protein MSMADDPTDVFEAERARLVRLAYRMLGSVGEAEDIVQDAWLRWRRVNHTSIASPGAFLSRTVTRLCLDVMKSARARRETYVGTWLPEPVDLSFDQDPQDDLTLTLMLALERLSPLERAAFLLHDVFGVPLDEVAETLEREAPAVRQLASRARKHVQAARPRFPMDPRDGARIAKAFFEASSTGDVATLRTLLADAVVVHSDGGGKAYAFPRPIVGIDRVIRLYHGMKRKAWIQEAQKLRDLWIDGLPGYFSLEPGGTYQTVALEIEHGLIVGVYFTRNPDKLRRLVDLFGGDAATPTAH; encoded by the coding sequence ATGTCGATGGCTGACGATCCGACGGACGTCTTCGAGGCGGAGCGAGCGCGGCTCGTCCGGCTGGCCTATCGCATGCTCGGCTCGGTCGGCGAGGCCGAAGACATCGTCCAGGACGCTTGGCTCCGGTGGCGCAGGGTCAACCACACGAGCATCGCCTCGCCCGGTGCCTTCCTGTCCCGCACCGTCACCCGGCTCTGCCTCGACGTCATGAAATCCGCCCGGGCGCGCCGCGAGACGTATGTCGGGACCTGGCTGCCGGAGCCTGTCGACCTGTCGTTCGATCAGGATCCGCAGGACGATCTCACCCTGACCCTGATGCTGGCGCTCGAGCGTCTCTCGCCGTTGGAGCGCGCCGCGTTCCTGCTCCACGACGTGTTCGGCGTTCCCCTCGACGAGGTGGCGGAGACGCTCGAGCGGGAGGCCCCCGCCGTGCGCCAGCTCGCCTCCCGGGCGAGGAAGCATGTCCAGGCCGCGCGCCCCCGCTTCCCCATGGACCCGCGCGACGGCGCGCGGATCGCGAAAGCCTTCTTCGAGGCGTCCTCGACGGGGGATGTGGCGACGCTCCGGACACTCCTGGCCGACGCGGTGGTCGTTCACTCCGACGGCGGCGGCAAGGCGTACGCCTTCCCGCGGCCGATCGTCGGCATCGACCGGGTGATCCGCCTCTACCACGGCATGAAGCGCAAGGCGTGGATCCAGGAGGCGCAGAAGCTCCGGGACCTCTGGATCGACGGGCTGCCGGGCTATTTCAGCCTGGAACCTGGGGGAACCTACCAGACCGTCGCCCTCGAGATCGAGCACGGCCTGATCGTCGGCGTCTATTTCACGCGCAACCCGGACAAGCTGCGCCGGCTCGTCGACCTGTTCGGCGGCGATGCGGCGACGCCGACCGCTCACTGA
- a CDS encoding SDR family oxidoreductase, whose amino-acid sequence MKIVVIGGTGLIGSQVVAALKGRGHEVLAASPRTGVDAVTGEGLADALRGASVVVDVANAPSFESEPAMAFFTRSSDNLAAAETAAGVTHHVALSVVGTERLLDSGYFRAKLAQEELIAAAGIPWTIVRATQFFEFVGAIAAAATAGGVNRATSAPIQPIASADVAAKVAEAALGQPLNAMVEVAGPERLPLVELVRRYLRGVGDEREIAADDEADYFGVVIDDRSLIPVDGAWLSDTRFADWLASQPKRPA is encoded by the coding sequence ATGAAGATCGTCGTCATCGGTGGGACCGGATTGATCGGGTCGCAGGTCGTCGCCGCCTTGAAGGGCCGGGGCCACGAGGTTCTCGCCGCATCGCCCAGGACCGGCGTCGATGCGGTGACCGGCGAGGGGCTGGCGGACGCGCTGAGGGGCGCCAGCGTCGTGGTCGACGTGGCGAACGCGCCCTCGTTCGAGAGCGAGCCGGCGATGGCGTTCTTCACGCGTTCCAGCGACAACCTCGCCGCGGCCGAGACGGCAGCAGGGGTCACGCATCACGTCGCCCTGTCGGTGGTCGGGACGGAGCGGCTGCTGGACAGCGGCTATTTCCGGGCGAAGCTCGCTCAGGAAGAGCTGATCGCCGCGGCGGGCATCCCCTGGACCATCGTCCGCGCGACGCAGTTCTTCGAATTCGTCGGCGCGATCGCCGCCGCGGCCACCGCCGGCGGCGTCAACCGCGCGACCTCCGCGCCGATTCAGCCCATCGCATCGGCCGACGTGGCGGCCAAGGTCGCGGAAGCCGCCCTCGGGCAGCCCCTCAACGCGATGGTCGAGGTTGCCGGTCCGGAGCGCCTGCCCCTCGTCGAACTCGTGAGGCGCTACCTGCGGGGCGTCGGGGACGAGCGGGAGATCGCGGCCGACGACGAAGCAGACTATTTCGGCGTCGTCATCGACGACCGCTCGCTGATCCCCGTCGATGGTGCCTGGCTCTCCGACACGCGCTTCGCGGATTGGCTGGCATCGCAGCCGAAGCGCCCGGCCTGA
- a CDS encoding MBL fold metallo-hydrolase — MTNMVMGETGSKTVTPLPQGPDELVPSRYALRIGAIDVMVISDGVLPLPTAMLAHNADPAVRAAWLDDMFLPPDAFDWPLNVVVLRSGGRTILIDAGLGLDPNLDLPRAGQVVRRLDAAGIDLASVTDVVLTHLHMDHIGGLLVDGVQERLRPDLRIHVAAAEVEFWEAPDFSHTAMPPGFPDALRSAAKRFVGTYRRHLRTFDEAFEVAPGVVVRRTGGHTPGHSVVRLASGGDRLTFAGDAVFSVGFEQPDWHNGFEHDPEEAARVRIRLLRELAATGEALVATHLPFPSIGRVAVDGDVFRFVPAFWDY, encoded by the coding sequence ATGACGAACATGGTGATGGGCGAAACGGGGTCGAAGACTGTCACGCCACTGCCCCAGGGGCCGGACGAGCTGGTTCCGTCGCGCTATGCCCTGCGCATCGGCGCGATCGACGTGATGGTGATCAGCGACGGGGTGCTGCCGCTCCCGACCGCGATGCTGGCCCACAACGCGGATCCGGCCGTCCGCGCGGCGTGGCTCGACGACATGTTCCTGCCGCCGGACGCGTTCGACTGGCCGCTGAACGTGGTCGTGCTGCGGAGCGGCGGCCGGACCATCCTCATCGACGCCGGGCTCGGGCTGGACCCGAACCTGGACCTGCCGCGGGCCGGGCAGGTGGTCAGGCGCCTCGACGCCGCCGGCATCGATCTCGCCTCCGTGACCGACGTGGTGCTGACCCACCTCCACATGGACCATATCGGCGGGCTGCTCGTCGACGGCGTGCAGGAGCGGCTGCGACCCGACCTGCGGATCCACGTGGCGGCCGCCGAGGTCGAATTCTGGGAGGCGCCCGATTTCTCCCACACCGCCATGCCGCCGGGCTTCCCCGACGCGCTCCGGTCGGCCGCCAAGCGCTTCGTGGGCACGTACCGCCGGCATCTGCGGACGTTCGACGAGGCGTTCGAGGTGGCGCCGGGCGTCGTCGTCCGCCGTACCGGCGGCCATACGCCGGGGCACAGCGTGGTCCGCCTGGCATCGGGCGGCGACCGGTTGACCTTCGCGGGCGACGCCGTGTTCTCGGTCGGGTTCGAGCAGCCCGACTGGCACAACGGCTTCGAGCACGACCCGGAGGAGGCCGCCCGCGTCCGGATCCGGCTCCTGCGCGAGCTGGCGGCGACCGGCGAGGCGCTGGTGGCCACCCACCTGCCGTTTCCCTCCATCGGCCGGGTGGCGGTCGACGGCGACGTCTTCCGCTTCGTGCCGGCCTTCTGGGATTACTGA